A stretch of the Methanobacterium veterum genome encodes the following:
- a CDS encoding carboxymuconolactone decarboxylase family protein — MSEDRYKKGLEMLKMMHPKSYGELADNLKDIAPDLARFVAEFPYADVYTRPGLDLKTRELVTIASLTTLGHAQTELKSHILGALNVGCTREEIVEVLIQMAVYAGFPTALNAVYTAKEVFEELDNEE, encoded by the coding sequence ATGAGTGAAGATAGATACAAAAAAGGGTTAGAAATGCTTAAAATGATGCATCCCAAGTCTTATGGAGAATTAGCAGATAATCTAAAGGATATTGCTCCTGATCTAGCGCGTTTTGTTGCTGAATTTCCTTATGCGGATGTTTATACCCGTCCGGGTTTGGATCTAAAAACAAGGGAACTTGTAACAATTGCAAGTCTTACAACTTTAGGACATGCCCAAACAGAACTCAAGAGCCATATCTTAGGGGCCTTAAATGTGGGCTGCACCCGTGAAGAGATCGTGGAAGTATTGATCCAGATGGCTGTCTATGCTGGCTTTCCAACGGCTTTAAACGCAGTATATACAGCTAAAGAAGTGTTTGAAGAGCTGGATAATGAAGAATAA
- a CDS encoding AAA family ATPase, with amino-acid sequence MKEMKFKIKNFGPINKAEIDIGKINIIAGQNASGKTTSSKLFYCLLASVSPDGTYLLNESIKDRLRSFINKSFLKEDNKFRRNELFNLAENLFNYMDNYEILAWNNDFYNDFNAFLRFSETENFNEKELKELREIFNIMFFDRDLLFNETLDALLDIEFDQRQIYENCDNSFIKMSGKQNCYFEVKINIPKDVAYIWARHDYLKCIEVNEVSYVETPYILDFLSEDIPFYVRKSNINHQQLLLRKLKDQKKGDVFDKRFNENIIKFQKIIQKKIKEIVGGNVKFDTSSAEFIFEQENNTFSSKNVATGIKTLGILQMLLENRKLPENSYLIIDEPEVHLHPEWQVKLAEILVLLARDLNVTLYVNSHSPHFIEAIEVYSEHHNIKEDTNFYLTEEAKNGKFNINKIDRNRLMDIYNCLGKPYEDIDEIRGKIDAKHVIEGRD; translated from the coding sequence ATGAAAGAAATGAAATTTAAAATAAAAAATTTTGGTCCAATAAATAAAGCTGAAATAGATATTGGTAAAATCAATATAATAGCTGGACAAAATGCAAGTGGCAAGACTACATCAAGTAAGTTATTTTACTGTTTATTAGCTTCAGTATCTCCAGATGGAACTTATTTATTAAATGAAAGTATCAAAGATAGGTTAAGATCCTTTATCAATAAATCTTTCTTAAAAGAAGACAATAAATTTAGAAGAAATGAATTATTTAATTTAGCAGAAAATTTATTTAATTATATGGATAATTATGAGATTCTGGCATGGAATAATGATTTTTATAATGATTTTAATGCTTTTCTAAGATTTTCTGAAACTGAAAATTTTAATGAAAAAGAATTGAAGGAACTTCGAGAAATTTTTAATATTATGTTTTTCGATAGAGATCTATTGTTTAATGAAACATTGGATGCATTATTAGATATAGAATTTGATCAAAGGCAAATTTATGAAAATTGTGATAACAGTTTCATTAAAATGAGCGGCAAACAAAACTGTTATTTTGAAGTTAAAATAAATATCCCCAAAGATGTTGCCTATATATGGGCTAGACATGATTATTTGAAATGCATTGAGGTTAATGAAGTTTCCTATGTTGAAACTCCTTATATTCTTGATTTTTTAAGTGAAGATATCCCATTTTATGTAAGAAAATCCAATATTAACCATCAACAACTTCTTCTTAGGAAATTAAAGGACCAGAAAAAAGGAGATGTTTTTGATAAGAGATTTAATGAAAATATAATAAAATTTCAGAAAATAATTCAGAAAAAAATAAAAGAAATCGTTGGAGGAAATGTTAAATTTGATACCTCATCAGCAGAATTCATTTTTGAACAAGAAAATAATACTTTCTCATCTAAAAACGTCGCTACAGGAATAAAAACATTAGGTATATTACAAATGCTATTAGAAAATAGAAAATTACCTGAAAATAGTTATCTGATTATTGATGAACCAGAAGTTCATTTACACCCAGAATGGCAAGTAAAACTTGCTGAAATTTTAGTTCTATTAGCTAGAGACTTGAATGTCACTCTTTATGTTAATTCCCATAGTCCCCACTTCATAGAGGCAATTGAAGTATATTCTGAACACCATAACATCAAAGAAGATACTAATTTCTATTTAACTGAGGAAGCTAAAAATGGAAAATTCAATATCAATAAAATAGATAGAAATCGTCTTATGGATATCTATAATTGTTTAGGAAAACCTTATGAGGATATTGATGAAATACGTGGTAAAATTGATGCAAAACATGTAATTGAAGGCAGGGATTAA
- a CDS encoding NYN domain-containing protein — protein sequence MLTKGMVFVDGNYFYKGLEDHRIDFCSLGQHLCSPYNRLFRLYYYNVQFKQEINPNTYKEQQKFFDAIRNSDYVILRRANNPYEANIKLIVDMIRYASNDSYDVGILVSNNPIFQPAIEAVKGLSKNIELASFKWNRSRKLRDICDREIEINEKLLNKCPFRK from the coding sequence ATGTTAACCAAAGGTATGGTTTTTGTTGATGGAAATTATTTTTATAAGGGTCTTGAAGATCACCGTATTGATTTTTGCAGTTTAGGACAACATTTATGTTCACCATATAATCGATTGTTCCGTCTTTATTATTATAACGTTCAATTTAAGCAAGAGATAAACCCAAATACGTATAAAGAACAGCAAAAATTTTTTGATGCAATACGAAATAGCGACTATGTGATACTTAGACGTGCCAATAATCCATATGAGGCTAATATTAAATTAATTGTTGATATGATCAGATATGCTAGTAATGATAGTTATGATGTAGGAATACTTGTTTCTAATAATCCTATTTTTCAACCTGCTATAGAAGCTGTAAAAGGCTTAAGTAAAAATATAGAACTTGCATCTTTTAAATGGAACCGTTCTAGAAAGTTAAGAGATATATGTGATAGGGAAATAGAAATTAATGAAAAACTTTTAAATAAATGTCCCTTCAGAAAATAA
- a CDS encoding MFS transporter: MSLSSTPSNSENNKGQPKAVWAVFFASIVAFMGLGLVDPILPAISNQLGASPSQVTLLFTSYNAVMAVAMLITGAISTRLGIKKTLIMGVIIIAAFSTLGGLSNNIWTIVGLRGFWGIGNALFVATALTAIVTLSKSGTAKSVILYEAAIGLGISVGPLLGGLLGGASWRYPFIGVGILMAVAFIFLITLMPKKPEAPTKTKSTTSLLDPFRAMKHRPIRVFGIAACLYNFGFFTLLAYAPFIMGLDAFGIGLVFVGWGVLLAVTSVFVAPKLQQRFGTIKSMCVMLTLFAVVLLVMGIWTSVQWVVIACIIFSGALLGNNNTLITTAVMNAAPVERSTASAAYSFLRFIGSAIAPALAGILAELFSPHVPFIVGGCFVLGSVVFVLINRKHVYHVDRAEKIEEKLGGNVLKVKDFMIRDVVSIRPEATIKDLLKLLIEHNIGGVPVVDNHNKLIGIVSDGDIIRYLAPKEGSARDFIYSVLVEEGETEQNVLVEKINTNVAHIIAGSILHKKQLYTVEKGDTFEKAMNILSKHHFKKLPVLDCDGKVIGIISRGDLTNNLLKMIAAK; this comes from the coding sequence ATGTCATTATCATCTACCCCATCAAATTCAGAAAATAATAAAGGTCAACCTAAAGCAGTATGGGCCGTATTTTTCGCATCCATTGTTGCTTTCATGGGCCTTGGGCTTGTTGACCCCATTCTACCAGCCATCTCCAATCAGTTAGGGGCAAGCCCAAGTCAAGTTACCCTGCTGTTTACAAGTTATAATGCAGTAATGGCAGTAGCCATGCTCATTACAGGGGCTATTTCTACAAGACTGGGTATCAAAAAGACATTAATCATGGGAGTCATAATTATAGCAGCATTTTCAACTCTCGGAGGTCTTTCAAACAACATCTGGACAATTGTGGGGCTGAGGGGATTTTGGGGAATAGGCAACGCCCTTTTCGTGGCCACTGCATTAACTGCCATAGTAACCCTCTCAAAAAGTGGGACAGCTAAATCTGTCATTTTGTACGAAGCAGCCATTGGCCTGGGAATATCAGTAGGTCCCCTCCTTGGAGGTTTACTTGGAGGAGCATCCTGGAGATATCCATTTATTGGGGTTGGCATACTAATGGCAGTGGCATTCATTTTCCTTATTACCCTAATGCCAAAGAAACCAGAAGCCCCAACTAAAACAAAATCAACTACATCTTTACTTGATCCATTTAGGGCTATGAAACACCGCCCCATCAGGGTGTTTGGGATTGCAGCGTGTCTTTACAACTTTGGCTTTTTCACCCTCCTTGCATATGCGCCGTTTATCATGGGGTTAGATGCCTTTGGAATAGGACTAGTATTTGTAGGTTGGGGTGTCCTGCTTGCTGTTACATCGGTCTTCGTGGCGCCTAAACTTCAGCAGAGGTTTGGAACAATTAAATCCATGTGTGTAATGTTAACCCTGTTTGCAGTTGTTCTCCTGGTTATGGGTATCTGGACATCGGTACAATGGGTTGTTATTGCATGCATTATTTTTTCAGGCGCGCTGCTTGGAAATAACAATACACTGATTACAACCGCCGTTATGAACGCTGCCCCTGTTGAACGTTCCACTGCATCTGCTGCATACAGTTTTTTGCGTTTTATAGGTTCTGCAATTGCCCCTGCATTAGCAGGAATATTAGCCGAATTATTTTCACCCCATGTCCCATTTATTGTGGGAGGATGCTTTGTCCTTGGTTCTGTGGTATTTGTGCTGATAAACCGCAAACATGTTTACCATGTTGATAGAGCTGAAAAAATTGAAGAAAAACTAGGAGGAAATGTTTTGAAAGTTAAAGACTTCATGATCCGCGACGTTGTTTCCATCAGGCCAGAAGCGACTATTAAAGACCTGCTGAAACTGCTGATTGAACACAATATTGGAGGAGTTCCAGTGGTCGACAACCATAATAAACTAATTGGAATAGTCAGCGACGGGGATATTATCCGCTACCTTGCACCAAAAGAAGGATCTGCTCGTGATTTTATCTACAGTGTACTTGTTGAAGAAGGCGAAACAGAGCAGAACGTGCTGGTTGAAAAAATAAATACCAATGTAGCGCATATAATTGCAGGCAGTATCCTGCATAAAAAACAGTTGTACACAGTAGAAAAAGGAGATACATTCGAAAAGGCCATGAATATCCTGTCAAAGCACCACTTTAAAAAGCTTCCTGTGCTTGACTGTGATGGCAAAGTCATTGGCATCATAAGCAGGGGAGATTTAACCAACAATCTGCTTAAAATGATTGCTGCAAAATAA
- a CDS encoding HNH endonuclease produces the protein MNAEELFIMEYLNGNSHPHTILAHIGSISLNSDQSVKYLSNVSSDIKFKIFEEIKEGTIWEPRIALTPLQKKAIIKRDKNKCIECDSEQDLEVHHIDCNPGDYSQENLVTLCKKCHPKGDNTVFWIPYLEKKVESMPKIDFPKFSSNRKDVKFIEYHRALKRENEKLKHYKRENENLKNYKNEELKQHIIQLKIENKELKYDIKELEIENNKLKNELKSKNPFQAFNYIYMKYQSSLEERRKLELKHDSLTKIIKDKEREIYNLNEKLYHSKLRANRLELELAQKESSKLMYLKIYITNYLNYKFDKIASYFRRKLSNLND, from the coding sequence ATGAATGCTGAAGAATTGTTTATTATGGAATATTTGAATGGGAATAGCCATCCTCACACTATACTTGCTCACATAGGTTCTATTTCATTGAATTCTGATCAATCAGTAAAATATCTATCAAATGTATCCAGTGATATAAAATTTAAAATCTTTGAAGAAATCAAAGAAGGAACCATTTGGGAGCCACGTATAGCTCTTACACCTTTACAAAAAAAAGCTATAATAAAAAGAGACAAGAATAAATGTATTGAGTGTGATTCTGAGCAAGATTTAGAGGTTCATCATATAGATTGTAATCCTGGAGACTATTCCCAAGAGAATTTAGTAACATTATGTAAAAAATGCCATCCTAAAGGAGATAATACTGTATTTTGGATTCCTTATTTAGAAAAAAAAGTTGAATCAATGCCTAAAATTGATTTTCCTAAATTTAGTTCAAATAGAAAAGATGTTAAGTTCATTGAATATCACAGGGCTTTAAAAAGAGAAAATGAAAAACTAAAACATTATAAGAGAGAAAATGAGAATCTGAAGAATTATAAGAATGAAGAGTTAAAACAGCATATTATACAATTAAAAATAGAAAATAAAGAGCTAAAATATGATATTAAGGAATTAGAAATAGAAAATAACAAACTAAAAAATGAATTAAAATCTAAAAATCCATTTCAAGCGTTTAATTACATTTATATGAAGTATCAATCTAGCTTAGAAGAACGTAGAAAGTTAGAACTCAAACATGATTCTTTAACTAAAATAATAAAAGATAAAGAACGCGAAATTTATAACTTAAACGAAAAATTATATCATTCTAAACTTAGGGCTAATAGACTAGAATTAGAATTGGCTCAAAAAGAAAGTAGCAAATTGATGTATTTAAAAATTTACATAACTAATTATTTAAATTATAAATTCGATAAAATTGCTAGTTATTTCAGAAGAAAATTGTCAAATTTAAATGATTAA
- a CDS encoding glycerophosphodiester phosphodiesterase: MQVIAHRGASFLEPENTIRAIEMAVKMGADFVEVDVRVSKDNKLVIMHDADINRTTDGKGLVKDYTVSELKKLDAGDKETIPTLEEVMQCVKNRIGLVIEIKEPGTEGKILEKIDENNLENVILTSFYHKSIKNARKMNHSVDAGIIFTCQPVDVNQMASNANANIIFPSYRYMNEDMVKQAHRNGISVYPWTIDDPEIFEKFVEMGVDGIVTNKLIEKR; encoded by the coding sequence ATGCAGGTTATAGCCCATAGAGGTGCATCATTTTTAGAGCCTGAAAACACCATAAGAGCAATTGAAATGGCTGTAAAGATGGGTGCGGACTTTGTTGAAGTTGACGTGCGGGTAAGTAAAGATAACAAGCTTGTTATAATGCATGATGCAGATATCAACCGGACGACAGATGGAAAAGGGCTTGTAAAGGATTATACGGTTTCAGAACTTAAAAAACTTGACGCTGGCGATAAAGAAACAATCCCAACACTAGAAGAAGTAATGCAATGTGTAAAAAACAGAATAGGACTTGTAATTGAGATTAAAGAGCCTGGAACCGAAGGTAAAATCCTTGAAAAAATAGATGAAAATAATTTAGAAAATGTCATATTGACCTCTTTTTACCACAAAAGCATTAAAAATGCAAGGAAAATGAACCATTCTGTAGATGCGGGGATTATATTTACCTGTCAGCCGGTAGATGTGAACCAGATGGCATCTAATGCCAATGCCAACATTATTTTTCCAAGTTATAGATATATGAATGAAGATATGGTAAAACAGGCCCATAGAAATGGGATATCGGTTTATCCTTGGACCATTGACGATCCTGAAATATTTGAAAAATTCGTTGAAATGGGTGTTGACGGTATAGTGACCAATAAATTGATAGAGAAAAGATGA
- a CDS encoding HEAT repeat domain-containing protein — protein MVESERRDLDYLVKELENGERSRREDAAELLAELADPRAVDPLIKALKDEDSHVREAAALSLAVYEDTKTIEPLIELLNDRKASVRYAAAIGLSGVGDNRAIEPLEKALEDESQVVRKVAQLALNSVKERQ, from the coding sequence ATGGTTGAATCAGAAAGAAGAGATTTAGATTATCTGGTAAAAGAACTAGAAAATGGAGAGAGGAGTAGAAGGGAAGATGCTGCTGAACTTCTTGCAGAATTAGCAGACCCCAGAGCCGTAGATCCCCTAATTAAAGCATTAAAAGATGAAGATTCTCATGTTAGAGAAGCTGCAGCTCTTTCATTAGCTGTTTATGAAGATACTAAAACTATTGAACCATTGATTGAATTACTGAACGATAGAAAAGCTAGTGTTAGATATGCTGCAGCAATAGGTCTTTCGGGAGTAGGGGATAATCGAGCAATAGAACCGCTTGAAAAAGCGTTAGAAGACGAAAGTCAGGTTGTAAGGAAAGTTGCCCAGCTGGCTTTAAATTCAGTAAAAGAACGACAATAA
- a CDS encoding 2,5-diamino-6-(ribosylamino)-4(3H)-pyrimidinone 5'-phosphate reductase — protein sequence MKPHVILNAAMTLDGKIATRTGSSEISGKEDLIRVHKLRKDMDAIMVGINTLLADDPRLTVHKIEADPEDNPVRIVVDSKARTPLNFRILNNDAPTIIATTENTDPEKTEALEKKATVLKCGKDRVDLKSLMNELSKTGIKTLMLEGGSTLNYSMLENGLVDEVRVCVAPMIAGGSNAKTLVDGEGIDKMKDAVKLKLKKSYGLGEDLILEYDVI from the coding sequence ATGAAACCTCATGTAATATTAAACGCTGCAATGACCTTAGACGGTAAAATTGCAACCAGAACAGGAAGTTCTGAAATTTCAGGTAAAGAAGATTTAATAAGAGTTCATAAGCTGCGGAAAGACATGGATGCAATAATGGTTGGAATAAACACGCTTCTTGCAGATGATCCAAGACTTACCGTGCACAAAATTGAAGCTGATCCTGAGGACAACCCTGTAAGAATAGTTGTTGACAGCAAAGCCCGTACTCCCCTAAACTTTCGTATTTTAAACAATGACGCACCTACAATAATAGCAACAACAGAAAATACAGACCCTGAAAAGACCGAAGCTCTAGAAAAAAAAGCAACTGTTTTAAAATGCGGTAAAGATAGAGTTGATCTTAAATCTTTAATGAATGAACTTTCAAAAACAGGGATAAAGACACTGATGCTTGAAGGGGGATCAACACTGAACTATTCAATGCTTGAAAATGGACTTGTTGATGAAGTCAGGGTATGTGTAGCTCCAATGATTGCAGGAGGTTCCAATGCCAAAACTCTTGTCGATGGCGAAGGTATTGATAAGATGAAAGATGCGGTTAAATTAAAACTTAAAAAGAGTTATGGTTTAGGTGAAGATCTGATACTGGAATACGACGTGATTTAA
- a CDS encoding DUF262 domain-containing protein: protein MKANDTQIRVFLEGSKQFIVPLFQREYVWGKGDIERLWLDIQETETEYYKKKHHFFGSFVTMPTPGSASTVSEFTVVDGQQRLTTIYIILATLRDRIKELDPENPAITEIEALYLMNPHRADHKFKLIPTQNDRKIFYKITEGQDIKESNNLIFGSYKFFKEIFADIDEISRLDLIKGTILSNFSIVDIYLEENDDPYLIFETLNGTGEPLTQADLVRNYLFMKLNPQNQQEIYNNIWLPLQTFIEGDKEIENRKRKDKRMDNFIRHYLAMEGDLPTFNGLYITLKELVDKTTMGQEGVIKIMKRLHRFSEYYSKFLYPKNEKEKELKIYFEKFNRLNSTTAYPLLLKLYDNYRDQKVEFFIEDFIDCLHAIETFVVRRAVCGINVSALNKYFPRICTSLDESNIAQSLKETLMNSTGNQRMPDRKEFRTCLKDGNSPRQVNRYILEEIEKYPDNKEIVKLNEMQIEHIMPQTLNKQWKKDLGDDWESTHRKYLESIGNLTLTGYNQEYSNKTFKEKRDMKNGFKQSGLKLNRHLSQQKEWGEKQIKERSNELAKTALKIWNF, encoded by the coding sequence ATGAAAGCAAATGATACTCAAATTCGAGTCTTTTTAGAAGGAAGTAAACAATTTATAGTTCCTTTATTTCAAAGAGAATATGTTTGGGGAAAGGGAGATATAGAAAGATTGTGGTTGGACATACAAGAAACAGAAACAGAATATTATAAAAAAAAGCATCATTTTTTTGGTTCTTTTGTAACAATGCCCACGCCCGGCAGTGCTTCGACAGTTTCAGAGTTCACTGTAGTAGATGGACAACAACGATTGACAACAATATATATTATACTTGCTACACTTAGGGATAGAATCAAAGAATTAGATCCAGAAAATCCCGCTATAACTGAAATCGAAGCCTTATATTTAATGAATCCGCATCGTGCCGATCATAAATTTAAATTAATACCTACTCAAAATGATCGAAAGATTTTTTATAAAATAACAGAAGGACAAGATATTAAAGAGTCCAATAACTTAATTTTTGGATCTTATAAATTTTTTAAGGAAATATTTGCAGATATAGATGAAATCAGCAGATTAGATTTAATTAAAGGAACTATATTATCCAATTTTTCAATTGTTGATATATATTTAGAAGAGAATGATGATCCTTACTTAATATTCGAAACACTTAATGGAACCGGAGAACCACTAACTCAAGCAGATTTAGTTCGAAATTACTTATTTATGAAATTAAATCCCCAAAATCAGCAAGAAATTTATAATAACATATGGTTACCATTACAGACATTTATAGAAGGAGATAAAGAAATTGAAAATAGAAAAAGAAAAGACAAAAGAATGGATAATTTCATTAGACACTATCTTGCTATGGAGGGAGACCTACCAACATTTAATGGATTATACATAACACTTAAAGAACTTGTAGATAAAACTACAATGGGTCAAGAAGGCGTAATAAAGATAATGAAAAGACTCCACCGGTTTTCTGAATATTATAGTAAATTTTTGTATCCTAAAAATGAAAAAGAAAAGGAATTAAAAATTTATTTTGAGAAATTTAACCGCCTAAATAGTACAACAGCTTATCCATTACTACTCAAATTATATGATAATTATAGGGATCAAAAGGTAGAGTTCTTTATAGAAGATTTTATTGACTGTTTACATGCAATTGAGACTTTTGTGGTAAGGAGAGCAGTTTGTGGTATTAATGTAAGTGCATTAAATAAATATTTTCCAAGGATATGTACATCACTGGATGAATCCAATATAGCCCAATCACTAAAAGAAACATTAATGAATAGCACAGGAAACCAAAGAATGCCAGATAGAAAGGAGTTTAGAACATGTCTTAAAGATGGTAATTCCCCCAGACAAGTCAATAGATACATTCTCGAAGAAATAGAAAAATATCCAGATAATAAAGAAATAGTAAAATTAAATGAAATGCAAATTGAACATATCATGCCCCAAACCCTTAATAAGCAGTGGAAAAAAGATTTAGGGGACGATTGGGAGTCAACACATAGGAAATATTTAGAATCCATTGGTAATTTAACCTTAACTGGTTACAATCAAGAATATTCTAATAAAACATTTAAAGAAAAACGCGACATGAAAAATGGATTTAAACAGAGTGGTTTAAAATTAAATCGTCACTTATCTCAACAAAAAGAATGGGGTGAAAAACAGATTAAAGAAAGATCAAATGAACTTGCAAAAACAGCTCTAAAGATTTGGAATTTTTGA
- a CDS encoding MarR family winged helix-turn-helix transcriptional regulator, which yields MDYLLDESSIIWLISKSRYLLKRKLQDELKEYDISLEQWAILSRVYRAEGCNQKKIAEMSLKDRAAVTRILNILENKELVERKNSTYDKREFLIYLTDKGHDLYNKTAVIMSQSLHEINSIFSENELKQLELSLNKLISNLE from the coding sequence ATGGACTACCTTCTCGATGAAAGTTCTATTATATGGCTAATTTCTAAATCCAGGTATTTATTAAAAAGAAAACTCCAGGATGAACTCAAAGAATATGATATCTCACTGGAACAGTGGGCCATTTTAAGTAGAGTATACCGCGCAGAAGGGTGTAACCAGAAAAAAATAGCTGAAATGTCGCTTAAAGACAGGGCAGCTGTTACAAGAATATTAAATATACTTGAAAATAAAGAACTGGTGGAAAGAAAAAATTCTACCTACGATAAAAGAGAATTTCTAATATATTTAACAGATAAAGGTCATGATTTATATAACAAAACAGCTGTAATAATGTCTCAAAGTCTGCATGAAATTAATTCCATATTTAGTGAAAATGAGCTGAAACAATTAGAACTCTCATTAAATAAATTAATTTCAAATCTAGAATAG
- a CDS encoding universal stress protein, producing the protein MYKKILLPTDGSQPAHKAAEQAIWIAIMSNAELIVLHVIDTSIFTGLPSKESISKVKELLKNEEKNYFNAVQDILLKYKEKYNIEIKLVFMSKEGHPAHTIRKIVDKENIDLVVMGTSGKHGMDRFLLGSVAERVVRTASCPVLVVR; encoded by the coding sequence ATGTATAAAAAAATATTATTGCCAACAGATGGTTCGCAACCCGCTCATAAAGCTGCAGAACAGGCTATATGGATTGCAATTATGAGTAATGCAGAACTTATAGTATTACATGTAATTGATACATCCATATTTACTGGATTACCATCAAAAGAATCCATATCAAAAGTTAAAGAACTGTTAAAAAATGAGGAAAAGAACTACTTTAACGCAGTTCAGGATATTTTATTAAAATATAAAGAAAAATATAACATTGAAATAAAATTAGTTTTCATGAGCAAAGAAGGCCATCCTGCCCATACAATTCGTAAAATTGTTGATAAAGAAAATATAGATCTAGTTGTTATGGGCACTTCAGGAAAACATGGAATGGACAGGTTTTTACTTGGAAGCGTAGCAGAAAGAGTAGTAAGAACCGCATCATGCCCCGTACTAGTAGTACGTTAA
- a CDS encoding tyrosine-type recombinase/integrase yields the protein MKVENDPIVQEYYKDRQLAEATREIYTYHLQNYSDFIGLSPSEFIQEADEEEEEGIRPRHRKINKYLKEHRKHLESIEYSFRSIRIALSVIRSFYREYEIELPTRRQPNTRKSKQILTSKDIPCKEDILLALDFANVKYQAIILLMASSGMGRSEIISLTFKDFIKSLKEYYQPHEGEIDLTLLRQKLERVKTPVATWKVERIKTGMSYVTFSSPESIYKILDYLERSKTHTGHLDEPLFQGSRGGSLKKGTFAKYFQKINEKAGFTKNGSLNFFRSHNLRKYFATNLRLSGMNQISCDWLLGHDIKDSVRSAYFLEDPTALKLEYMQHLDKISITDKIKVRVVTNEDYEKALVKIEELEKRQDEMEQTKKLMEELLSDKEFAEARIKK from the coding sequence ATGAAAGTAGAAAATGATCCAATAGTTCAAGAATATTACAAGGATCGCCAGCTAGCAGAAGCAACCAGAGAAATATACACTTACCATTTACAAAATTACAGTGATTTCATAGGTCTAAGTCCCTCCGAATTTATCCAAGAAGCTGATGAAGAGGAAGAAGAAGGAATTCGACCTAGACATAGAAAAATAAACAAATATCTCAAAGAACACCGTAAACATTTAGAGAGCATAGAATACAGTTTTAGGAGTATAAGAATTGCATTAAGTGTAATTCGAAGTTTCTACAGAGAATATGAAATAGAATTACCCACACGTAGACAACCTAACACTCGTAAAAGCAAACAAATTTTAACTAGTAAGGATATACCGTGCAAAGAAGATATTCTACTTGCTTTAGATTTTGCAAATGTAAAATACCAAGCCATTATTCTACTTATGGCATCTTCAGGAATGGGAAGATCTGAAATAATAAGTTTAACTTTTAAAGACTTTATAAAAAGCCTTAAAGAATATTATCAACCTCACGAAGGTGAAATAGATTTAACTTTGTTAAGGCAAAAGCTTGAGAGAGTTAAAACTCCTGTTGCTACTTGGAAAGTTGAAAGAATTAAAACTGGTATGAGTTATGTTACTTTTAGTTCTCCTGAAAGTATTTACAAGATACTTGATTACTTGGAACGAAGTAAAACTCACACTGGACACTTAGATGAACCATTATTTCAAGGTAGTAGAGGAGGATCTCTAAAAAAAGGTACATTTGCTAAATACTTCCAGAAAATTAATGAAAAAGCGGGGTTCACTAAAAATGGATCATTAAATTTCTTTAGAAGCCATAACCTTAGAAAGTATTTTGCTACAAATTTAAGGCTCAGTGGTATGAACCAAATAAGCTGTGATTGGTTATTGGGTCACGACATTAAAGATTCTGTAAGGAGTGCTTATTTTCTTGAGGATCCAACAGCTCTTAAGCTAGAATACATGCAGCACTTAGACAAAATATCTATCACTGATAAAATCAAAGTAAGAGTTGTAACTAATGAGGACTATGAGAAAGCATTGGTAAAGATTGAAGAACTAGAGAAGCGTCAAGACGAAATGGAACAGACAAAAAAACTAATGGAAGAGCTTTTAAGTGATAAAGAATTTGCTGAAGCGAGGATTAAAAAGTAA